Proteins from a genomic interval of Diaminobutyricimonas aerilata:
- a CDS encoding GIY-YIG nuclease family protein yields the protein MPWVYILRCSDGSFYTGSTFDLERRIQEHADGVGANFTRTRLPVELVFAEQSESVELAFIREKQIQGWSRRKKAAIIDGRWHDLPALSRARGNTPPE from the coding sequence ATGCCCTGGGTCTACATCCTGCGTTGCTCCGACGGCAGCTTCTATACCGGCAGCACTTTCGACCTCGAACGGCGCATCCAGGAACACGCCGACGGTGTCGGTGCGAATTTCACGCGCACGCGTCTGCCCGTCGAACTCGTGTTCGCGGAGCAATCGGAGAGCGTCGAACTCGCGTTCATCCGCGAGAAGCAGATCCAAGGGTGGAGCCGTCGCAAGAAGGCCGCCATCATCGACGGACGCTGGCACGATCTGCCTGCGCTGTCGCGCGCGCGAGGGAACACACCGCCCGAGTGA
- a CDS encoding NAD-dependent epimerase/dehydratase family protein — protein sequence MTIAVTGGNGKLGRTVVRTLRAEGHEVVNLDRQGARGSGFLTVETTDYGQVIDALAGVDERHGRVDAIVHLAAIPAPGILSDVATFHNNMLTSFNVFQAARKLGIKRIVYASSETVLGLPFDVPPPYIPVDEEYPARPESTYSLVKHLEEQLAIQLVRWDPELSVTALRFSNVMDPEDYAAFPSYDADPRLRKWNLWGYIDARDGAQAVSKALQTRGPGFEAFIIAAADTVMSRPNAELVADVFPGVEVTRELGEHDTMLSIEKARRMLGYEPQHSWRDTLTTDA from the coding sequence ATGACGATCGCGGTGACCGGAGGAAACGGCAAGCTCGGACGCACGGTGGTGCGCACCCTGCGGGCGGAAGGCCACGAGGTGGTGAACCTCGACCGGCAGGGAGCGCGGGGCTCCGGCTTCCTCACCGTCGAGACCACGGACTACGGCCAGGTGATCGACGCCCTCGCCGGGGTCGACGAGCGGCACGGCCGTGTCGACGCCATCGTGCACCTCGCGGCGATCCCGGCCCCGGGCATCCTGAGCGACGTCGCCACCTTCCACAACAACATGCTCACGAGCTTCAACGTCTTCCAGGCGGCGCGGAAGCTCGGGATCAAGCGCATCGTCTACGCCTCCAGTGAGACGGTGCTCGGCCTACCCTTCGACGTGCCGCCGCCGTACATCCCGGTCGACGAGGAGTACCCGGCGCGACCGGAGAGCACCTACTCCCTCGTGAAGCACCTCGAGGAGCAGCTCGCCATCCAGCTCGTCCGCTGGGATCCGGAGCTGAGCGTCACGGCCCTGCGGTTCTCCAACGTGATGGACCCGGAGGACTACGCCGCCTTCCCGTCGTACGACGCCGACCCGAGGCTGCGCAAGTGGAACCTCTGGGGTTACATCGACGCCCGGGACGGCGCGCAGGCCGTGTCGAAGGCGCTGCAGACCCGTGGTCCCGGTTTCGAGGCGTTCATCATCGCGGCCGCCGACACGGTGATGTCGCGGCCCAACGCCGAACTCGTCGCCGACGTGTTCCCCGGAGTGGAGGTCACCCGCGAGCTCGGCGAGCACGACACGATGCTCTCGATCGAGAAGGCGCGCCGGATGCTCGGCTACGAGCCGCAGCACTCCTGGCGTGACACCCTCACCACCGACGCCTGA
- the rplL gene encoding 50S ribosomal protein L7/L12 codes for MAKLTTDELLDAFKELSLIELSEFVKKFEETFEVTAAAPVAVAAAPAAGGAGGAAEEVEEKDSFDVVLEGAGDKKIQVIKEVRALTSLGLGEAKALVDGAPATVLEGANKETAEKAKAQLEGAGATVTLK; via the coding sequence ATGGCCAAGCTCACCACTGACGAACTGCTCGACGCCTTCAAGGAGCTCTCGCTCATCGAGCTCAGCGAGTTCGTGAAGAAGTTCGAGGAGACCTTCGAGGTCACCGCCGCCGCCCCCGTCGCCGTCGCTGCCGCGCCGGCCGCCGGTGGCGCCGGTGGCGCTGCCGAAGAGGTCGAGGAGAAGGACTCGTTCGACGTCGTCCTCGAGGGCGCCGGCGACAAGAAGATCCAGGTCATCAAGGAGGTGCGCGCCCTCACCAGCCTCGGCCTCGGTGAGGCGAAGGCTCTCGTCGATGGCGCTCCCGCCACCGTGCTCGAGGGCGCGAACAAGGAGACCGCTGAGAAGGCGAAGGCCCAGCTCGAAGGAGCCGGCGCCACCGTCACCCTCAAGTAG
- a CDS encoding ABC transporter substrate-binding protein, with protein MSFTLHRRLLVPIAAAGIVGIALAGCTGDIAAEDAADVDCGPYEDYGTFDGEEVTISGTIVEEEADRLINSWSDFATCTGIDIKYQGTRDFEATIAQLAEGGNAPDIGIVPQPGLVALLAENGYLEPASAEVEANVDEFWSPDWKQYSTIDDVFYGAPMLASVKGYIWYSPSEFEENGWEIPTTLDELSTLTETIAADSGHLPWCAGMESGEATGWPGTDWIEDYVLRLHGPEVYDQWVTHQIPFNDPRIVEAFDAAGEFLKNPEYIDTESLISTPFQEGGLAILDGQCSLHHQASFYEVNWGDGVEVGPDGDVFAFIMPPVEAGGDLQVTGGGETVVAFRMNDAIDAVQQHMSSDVFAQLRVAEGGTVSANNAVDPSTASSPLLEQTIEILQDEATTFRYDGSDLMPGAVGSNSFWKGIVGWLSGDDTKATVDAIENSWPAS; from the coding sequence ATGAGTTTCACCCTGCACCGCCGCCTGCTCGTTCCGATAGCCGCAGCAGGCATCGTCGGAATCGCCCTCGCCGGTTGTACCGGTGACATCGCCGCCGAAGACGCGGCGGATGTCGACTGCGGTCCCTACGAGGACTACGGCACCTTCGACGGCGAAGAGGTCACCATCTCGGGAACGATCGTCGAGGAGGAGGCGGACCGCCTCATCAACTCGTGGTCGGACTTCGCGACCTGCACGGGTATCGACATCAAGTACCAGGGCACGCGTGACTTCGAGGCGACGATCGCGCAGCTGGCCGAGGGTGGCAACGCGCCCGACATCGGAATCGTGCCGCAGCCGGGTCTCGTGGCGCTCCTCGCCGAGAACGGCTACCTCGAGCCGGCGTCGGCCGAGGTCGAGGCCAACGTCGACGAGTTCTGGTCGCCGGACTGGAAGCAGTACAGCACCATCGACGACGTCTTCTACGGCGCCCCGATGCTCGCGAGCGTCAAGGGCTACATCTGGTACTCGCCGAGCGAGTTCGAGGAGAACGGCTGGGAGATCCCGACCACCCTCGACGAGCTGTCGACGCTGACCGAGACGATCGCGGCGGACAGCGGCCACCTCCCCTGGTGCGCCGGCATGGAGTCGGGCGAGGCCACCGGGTGGCCGGGCACCGACTGGATCGAGGACTACGTGCTTCGCCTGCACGGACCCGAGGTCTACGACCAGTGGGTCACCCACCAGATCCCCTTCAACGACCCGCGCATCGTCGAGGCCTTCGACGCCGCCGGTGAGTTCCTGAAGAACCCCGAGTACATCGACACCGAGTCGCTCATCTCGACCCCGTTCCAGGAGGGTGGCCTGGCCATCCTCGACGGTCAGTGCTCGCTGCACCACCAGGCCTCGTTCTACGAGGTCAACTGGGGCGACGGCGTCGAGGTCGGCCCCGACGGCGACGTGTTCGCGTTCATCATGCCCCCGGTCGAGGCCGGCGGTGACCTGCAGGTGACCGGTGGTGGCGAGACCGTCGTGGCGTTCCGCATGAACGACGCCATCGACGCCGTGCAGCAGCACATGTCGAGCGACGTCTTCGCGCAGCTGCGCGTCGCCGAGGGCGGCACGGTCAGCGCGAACAACGCGGTCGACCCGTCCACCGCGTCGAGCCCGCTGCTCGAGCAGACGATCGAGATCCTGCAGGACGAGGCGACGACGTTCCGTTACGACGGCTCGGACCTCATGCCCGGCGCGGTCGGATCGAACTCGTTCTGGAAGGGCATCGTCGGCTGGCTGAGCGGCGATGACACGAAGGCCACGGTCGACGCGATCGAGAACAGCTGGCCCGCCTCCTGA
- a CDS encoding ABC transporter ATP-binding protein: MLARLLIRYLKPYRALLLGMLVFEFLSALASLYLPSLNADIIDNGVARGDTAYIWSTGVIMLAISLGQITAAIIGIYFAARAAMQMGRDIRNDVYQKVSAFSEREVSQFGAGSLITRNTNDVQQVQMLAMMGATMLVMAPLLAIGGIILALLQNVELSWLIAVSVPAILLISGLIVSRMVPLFRSYQHKLDNVNRIMREQLTGIRVVRAFVREPIEEERFRGANTDIMVVGRKVGSLFVLLFPLAMLVLNVTVVGVIWFGGIQVDSGGMQIGTLFAFMQYIGQILMGVLMASFMAIMIPRAAVSAERIGEVLASESTLDRPENPASTFPAPGTVRFEDAAFTYPGAEQPVLSGISFEARRGETLAIVGSTGAGKTTLVSLIPRLFDVTAGRVEVGGVDVRDADLDRLWSTIGLVPQRPFLFTGTVASNLRFGREEATDDELWHALEIAQGRDFVEAMEGGLGARIAQGGTNVSGGQRQRLAIARAIVHRPEVLIFDDSFSALDLTTDARLRQALWRELPEVTKIVVAQRVSTITDADRIVVLDGGRAVGMGTHEELLESSTTYREIVESQLGAETQA, translated from the coding sequence ATGCTCGCCAGACTCCTCATCCGCTATCTCAAGCCCTATCGCGCGCTCCTGCTCGGCATGCTCGTGTTCGAGTTCCTCTCCGCACTCGCGAGCCTCTACCTCCCGAGCCTCAACGCCGACATCATCGACAACGGCGTCGCCCGCGGCGACACGGCGTACATCTGGTCGACGGGCGTCATCATGCTCGCGATCTCCCTCGGCCAGATCACCGCGGCGATCATCGGCATCTACTTCGCCGCACGCGCGGCGATGCAGATGGGCCGCGACATCCGCAACGACGTGTACCAGAAGGTGAGCGCGTTCTCCGAGCGCGAGGTGTCGCAGTTCGGAGCCGGGTCGCTCATCACCCGCAACACCAACGACGTGCAGCAGGTGCAGATGCTCGCGATGATGGGCGCCACCATGCTCGTCATGGCGCCGCTGCTCGCGATCGGCGGCATCATCCTCGCGCTGCTGCAGAACGTGGAGCTCAGCTGGCTCATCGCGGTCTCGGTGCCCGCGATCCTGCTCATCTCGGGCCTCATCGTCAGCCGCATGGTGCCCCTGTTCCGCAGCTACCAGCACAAGCTCGACAATGTGAACCGCATCATGCGCGAACAGCTCACCGGCATCCGGGTGGTGCGGGCGTTCGTGCGCGAGCCGATCGAAGAGGAGCGGTTCCGCGGCGCGAACACCGACATCATGGTCGTCGGCCGCAAGGTCGGCTCGCTCTTCGTGCTGCTGTTCCCGCTCGCGATGCTCGTGCTCAACGTCACCGTCGTCGGCGTCATCTGGTTCGGCGGGATCCAGGTGGACTCCGGCGGCATGCAGATCGGCACGCTGTTCGCCTTCATGCAGTACATCGGTCAGATCCTGATGGGCGTGCTCATGGCGAGCTTCATGGCGATCATGATCCCCCGCGCCGCCGTGTCGGCCGAGCGCATCGGCGAGGTGCTCGCGAGCGAGTCCACCCTCGACCGCCCGGAGAACCCCGCCTCCACCTTCCCCGCCCCGGGCACGGTGCGGTTCGAGGATGCGGCGTTCACCTATCCCGGCGCCGAGCAGCCGGTGCTGAGCGGCATCTCGTTCGAGGCGCGACGCGGCGAGACCCTCGCGATCGTCGGGTCGACCGGCGCCGGCAAGACGACGCTCGTCTCGCTCATCCCCCGGTTGTTCGACGTGACCGCGGGTCGCGTCGAGGTGGGCGGCGTCGATGTGCGCGACGCCGACCTCGACCGACTGTGGTCGACGATCGGGCTCGTGCCGCAGCGACCCTTCCTGTTCACCGGCACCGTCGCGAGCAACCTCCGCTTCGGGCGCGAGGAGGCGACCGACGACGAGCTGTGGCACGCGCTCGAGATCGCGCAGGGTCGCGACTTCGTCGAGGCGATGGAGGGCGGACTCGGCGCCCGCATCGCTCAGGGCGGCACGAACGTGTCGGGCGGTCAGCGGCAGCGGCTCGCGATCGCGCGCGCGATCGTCCACCGGCCGGAAGTGCTCATCTTCGACGACTCGTTCTCGGCACTCGACCTGACCACCGACGCCCGGCTCCGCCAGGCCCTCTGGCGCGAGCTGCCGGAGGTGACGAAGATCGTCGTCGCCCAGCGCGTCTCGACCATCACCGACGCCGACCGCATCGTCGTGCTCGACGGCGGTCGTGCCGTCGGCATGGGCACCCACGAGGAGCTCCTCGAGAGCTCCACCACCTACCGCGAGATCGTCGAATCCCAGCTCGGAGCGGAGACCCAGGCATGA
- the rplJ gene encoding 50S ribosomal protein L10, translated as MANKDASVAELTEKFSSSNAALLTEYRGLTVAQLKQLRTNISENATYAVVKNTLTKIAANNAGISSFDDELAGPSAIAFVHGDTVAVAKALRDFAKANPLLVVKGGFFDGKPLTADEVNKLADLESREVLLAKLAGAFKASLFGAAYLFNAPLSKAVRTVDALREKQESAS; from the coding sequence ATGGCGAACAAGGACGCATCCGTCGCCGAGCTCACGGAGAAGTTCTCCAGCTCGAACGCGGCTCTGCTCACCGAGTACCGCGGTCTCACGGTGGCTCAGCTCAAGCAGCTGCGCACCAACATCAGTGAGAACGCGACGTACGCCGTGGTGAAGAACACGCTCACCAAGATCGCGGCGAACAACGCCGGCATCAGCTCGTTCGACGACGAGCTCGCCGGTCCCTCCGCGATCGCGTTCGTGCACGGCGACACCGTCGCCGTCGCGAAGGCCCTGCGTGACTTCGCCAAGGCGAATCCTCTGCTCGTGGTGAAGGGTGGCTTCTTCGACGGGAAGCCGCTGACCGCGGACGAGGTGAACAAGCTCGCCGATCTCGAGAGCCGTGAGGTGCTGCTGGCCAAGCTGGCCGGTGCCTTCAAGGCTTCGCTGTTCGGCGCCGCCTACCTGTTCAACGCGCCGCTCTCGAAGGCCGTTCGCACGGTCGACGCGCTGCGCGAGAAGCAAGAGTCCGCGAGCTGA
- a CDS encoding sensor histidine kinase, protein MTRRAPWSLQARLIVGIVALLAITSAIVGAVSATVLQGQLVGRLDAQLASAVRQASSALSGDPASPPQVRRLLPAQAAGALALVAVDGTIVSAEYIGAEGSGTTLSVEQQRTLLGAEADGRPVTASLGGDLGDYRLATVRVGPNAQLVVGLPLGDVQTTIGQLVLTIVLVTAAALVLAIGLGIVVVRLALRPLDRVMSTATRVAELPLDRGEVALSERVPEHDTDPRTEVGKVGAAFNRMLDHVASALTARQRSEDKVRRFVADASHELRTPLTAIRGYAELTRRAPHDLPEDVTRSLARIESESVRMTRLVEDLLLLARLDEGREVRADAVDMGPLLVDAVSDAHAAAPEHEWELDVPEEPVLVTGDAERLHQVVANLLANARAHTPPGTRVVVALTGRAGEAEITVTDDGPGIDAALVPNLFERFVRGDDSRSRRAGSTGLGLAIVRAIVDAHHGAVAVESVPGRTVFRVTLPTASREPAGA, encoded by the coding sequence ATGACCCGTCGCGCGCCCTGGTCGCTGCAGGCGCGCCTCATCGTCGGCATCGTCGCGCTGCTCGCGATCACGAGCGCCATCGTCGGTGCGGTCAGCGCGACCGTGCTGCAGGGTCAGCTCGTCGGGCGACTGGATGCGCAACTCGCGTCGGCCGTGCGGCAGGCGTCGTCCGCGCTCTCCGGCGACCCCGCGTCCCCGCCGCAGGTGCGGCGACTGTTGCCCGCGCAGGCGGCGGGGGCGCTCGCCCTCGTCGCCGTCGACGGCACGATCGTCAGCGCGGAGTACATCGGGGCGGAGGGCTCCGGCACGACGCTCTCGGTCGAACAGCAGCGCACGCTGCTCGGCGCGGAGGCGGACGGGCGCCCGGTGACGGCGTCGCTCGGCGGCGATCTCGGCGACTACCGGCTCGCGACCGTGCGAGTCGGGCCGAACGCGCAACTCGTGGTGGGTCTGCCGCTCGGGGACGTGCAGACGACGATCGGCCAGCTCGTGCTCACGATCGTGCTCGTCACCGCCGCAGCCCTCGTGCTGGCCATCGGACTCGGCATCGTCGTGGTGCGGCTCGCCCTCCGTCCGCTCGACCGCGTCATGTCGACCGCCACCCGGGTCGCCGAACTGCCGCTCGACCGCGGCGAGGTCGCGCTGTCGGAACGGGTGCCCGAGCACGACACCGACCCGCGCACCGAGGTCGGCAAGGTCGGCGCCGCGTTCAACCGGATGCTCGACCACGTCGCGTCGGCGTTGACCGCCCGTCAGCGCAGCGAGGACAAGGTGCGCCGCTTCGTCGCCGACGCGAGCCACGAACTGCGCACGCCGCTCACGGCCATCCGGGGCTACGCCGAACTCACCCGCCGCGCCCCGCACGACCTGCCCGAGGATGTGACGCGGTCACTCGCGCGGATCGAGTCGGAATCCGTGCGGATGACGCGGCTCGTCGAAGACCTGCTGCTGCTCGCCCGCCTCGACGAGGGCCGGGAGGTGCGCGCGGATGCGGTCGACATGGGGCCGCTGCTCGTCGACGCGGTGAGCGACGCGCACGCCGCCGCCCCGGAGCACGAGTGGGAACTCGACGTACCCGAGGAGCCCGTGCTCGTCACCGGTGACGCCGAGCGCCTGCACCAGGTGGTCGCCAACCTGCTCGCCAACGCCCGCGCGCACACCCCGCCCGGCACGCGCGTCGTGGTCGCGCTCACCGGCCGAGCGGGGGAGGCGGAGATCACGGTCACCGACGACGGGCCGGGCATCGATGCCGCGCTCGTGCCGAACCTGTTCGAGCGCTTCGTGCGCGGCGACGACTCCCGCTCCCGCCGCGCCGGCAGCACCGGGCTCGGTCTCGCGATCGTGCGCGCCATCGTCGACGCCCACCACGGCGCGGTCGCCGTAGAGAGCGTGCCGGGTCGCACCGTGTTCCGGGTGACGCTGCCGACCGCTTCCCGCGAACCCGCCGGGGCCTGA
- a CDS encoding carbohydrate ABC transporter permease, translating to MTTADLLGKILQVVGGVAIFVAVIGLLLFLVDRAPKRGRDYIQLVAFVSPALILLTIGLIYPAIRTTTLAFFSRTGAWTGFDNFIWAFTQPDAVRTLINTVIWVILVPLLSTAIGLAYAVFIDKSRGERFFKALVFMPMAISFVGAGIIWRFVYDFKSQGRDQIGLLNAIVVAFGGEPVQWLQSAPLNTFLLIVVMVWIQTGFAMVVLSAAIKGIPTEQLEAAQLDGTNAWQRFFNVTVPGIRGSLVVVVTTISIATLKVFDIVRTMTAGNFDTSVVANEMYTQAFRANEPGRGSALAVILFLLVLPIVIYNVRVLRQQREVR from the coding sequence ATGACTACTGCTGACCTGCTCGGCAAGATCCTGCAGGTGGTCGGAGGGGTCGCGATCTTCGTCGCGGTCATCGGCCTCCTGCTCTTCCTGGTCGATAGAGCTCCGAAACGCGGGCGGGATTACATCCAGCTCGTCGCGTTCGTCTCGCCGGCCCTGATCCTGCTCACCATCGGGCTGATCTACCCCGCCATCCGCACCACCACGCTCGCCTTCTTCAGCCGCACCGGCGCGTGGACGGGCTTCGACAACTTCATCTGGGCCTTCACCCAACCGGATGCCGTGCGCACCCTCATCAACACGGTGATCTGGGTGATCCTCGTGCCGTTGCTCTCGACGGCGATCGGCCTCGCCTACGCCGTCTTCATCGACAAGAGCCGCGGCGAGCGCTTCTTCAAGGCACTCGTCTTCATGCCGATGGCGATCTCGTTCGTCGGCGCCGGCATCATCTGGCGTTTCGTGTACGACTTCAAGTCGCAGGGCCGCGACCAGATCGGCCTGCTCAACGCGATCGTCGTCGCATTCGGCGGCGAGCCGGTGCAGTGGCTGCAGTCCGCCCCGCTCAACACGTTCCTGCTGATCGTCGTGATGGTCTGGATCCAGACCGGATTCGCGATGGTGGTGCTCTCCGCCGCCATCAAGGGCATCCCGACCGAACAGCTCGAGGCGGCCCAGCTCGACGGCACGAACGCGTGGCAGCGCTTCTTCAATGTGACGGTCCCGGGCATCCGCGGATCGCTCGTCGTCGTGGTCACCACGATCTCCATCGCGACCCTCAAGGTGTTCGACATCGTGCGCACCATGACGGCGGGCAACTTCGACACGAGCGTCGTCGCGAACGAGATGTACACGCAGGCGTTCCGCGCCAACGAACCCGGTCGCGGATCCGCTCTCGCGGTCATCCTGTTCCTGCTCGTGCTGCCGATCGTCATCTACAACGTCCGAGTCCTCCGCCAGCAGAGGGAAGTCCGATGA
- a CDS encoding response regulator transcription factor, with protein MPTEQPRLTRPDGSPIRALVVDDEGALADLLAMALRYEGWDVRTAEDGQQALRTAREFAPDVVVLDIMMPNIDGLEVLRRLRADGRDVPVLFLTAKDSVDDRVLGLTAGGDDYVTKPFSLEEVVARLRGLIRRSSLVVVHGVDPILRVGDLELDEESYEVRRGDTEVELTATEFELLRFLMRNPRRVMSKAQILDRVWSYDFGGRSSVVEIYISYLRKKIDTLGPPMIHTVRGVGYMIKAAG; from the coding sequence GTGCCCACGGAACAGCCGCGCCTGACCCGCCCCGACGGGTCGCCCATCCGCGCCCTCGTCGTCGATGACGAAGGAGCGCTCGCCGACCTGCTCGCCATGGCGCTGCGATACGAAGGATGGGACGTGCGCACCGCCGAGGACGGCCAGCAGGCGTTGCGCACCGCCCGCGAGTTCGCGCCCGACGTGGTCGTGCTCGACATCATGATGCCGAACATCGACGGGCTCGAGGTGCTCCGACGGCTGCGCGCCGACGGGCGCGACGTGCCCGTGCTGTTCCTCACCGCGAAGGACTCCGTCGACGACCGGGTACTCGGGCTCACCGCGGGCGGCGACGACTACGTCACCAAGCCGTTCAGCCTCGAAGAGGTCGTCGCCCGGCTGCGTGGGCTCATCCGGCGCAGCAGCCTCGTCGTCGTGCACGGCGTCGACCCCATCCTGCGCGTCGGCGACCTCGAGCTCGACGAGGAGAGCTACGAGGTGCGCCGGGGCGACACCGAGGTGGAGCTCACCGCCACCGAGTTCGAACTCCTCCGGTTCCTCATGCGCAACCCGCGCCGCGTGATGAGCAAGGCGCAGATCCTCGATCGGGTGTGGAGCTACGACTTCGGCGGTCGCTCGAGCGTGGTCGAGATCTACATCTCCTACCTGCGCAAGAAGATCGACACCCTCGGCCCGCCGATGATCCACACGGTGCGCGGCGTCGGCTACATGATCAAGGCCGCCGGATGA
- a CDS encoding ABC transporter ATP-binding protein, with product MSDPTLTDEEKLELELAEQARLSADDWSGGVAPGKAEDFGTSFKRLIGLLRPHAFGFVFVSILGALGVVLTVLAPRVLGEATNIVFQGVVSVQLAGQFPAGASQEQVVDALRSAGQGELANVVSAMQNFQVGAGVDFVALSRILILVLALYFAAALLTWLQGYVINVIMVRTMWRLRESVEAKINRLPLSYFDKVQRGELISRVTNDIDNITQTMQQSLSTVVTSVLTVVGVLIMMFSISWQLALVALVSLPLMAVIFGIIGPKSQKAFSMQWRKVGRLNARVEESFSGHALVKVFGRERDSLESFRNENEELYQAAFKAQFLSGMIMPGMMFIGNLTYVGIAVAGGLSVASGQLRLGDVQAFIQYSQQFTQPLSELGGMAAVVQSGTASAERVFQLLDEEEESADAADAPAIAAGRGTIEFENVSFSYSPERPLITDLSFTVAPGQTVAIVGPTGAGKTTLVNLIMRFYELDGGRILLDGQDIAQLGRRDLRARTGMVLQDPWLFAGTIRENIRYGRQSATDEEILEAASATYVDRFVHALPDGYDTVLDEDASNVSAGEKQLITIARAFVAQPSVLILDEATSSVDTRTELLLQHAMAALREGRTSFVIAHRLSTIRDADLILVMEHGAIVEQGTHDELIERRGAYFRLYNSQFEHATDPEAPIVSAEPSAPEPAFPGPVDGAS from the coding sequence ATGAGCGACCCCACTCTCACCGACGAGGAGAAGCTCGAACTCGAGCTCGCCGAGCAGGCGCGCCTCTCCGCCGACGACTGGAGCGGCGGTGTCGCGCCGGGCAAGGCGGAGGACTTCGGCACGAGCTTCAAGCGCCTGATCGGACTGCTGCGACCGCACGCGTTCGGGTTCGTCTTCGTGTCGATCCTCGGCGCGCTCGGCGTCGTGCTCACGGTGCTCGCCCCGCGCGTGCTCGGCGAGGCGACGAACATCGTCTTCCAGGGCGTCGTGTCGGTGCAGCTCGCGGGGCAGTTCCCCGCGGGCGCATCGCAGGAGCAGGTCGTGGATGCGCTGCGCTCGGCCGGTCAGGGCGAGCTCGCGAACGTCGTCTCGGCGATGCAGAACTTCCAGGTCGGCGCCGGCGTCGACTTCGTGGCGCTGAGCCGCATCCTCATCCTCGTGCTCGCGCTGTACTTCGCGGCGGCCCTGCTCACGTGGCTGCAGGGGTACGTCATCAACGTGATCATGGTGCGCACGATGTGGCGCCTGCGCGAATCCGTCGAGGCGAAGATCAACCGGCTGCCGCTGTCGTACTTCGACAAGGTGCAGCGCGGTGAGCTGATCTCCCGCGTCACCAACGACATCGACAACATCACGCAGACGATGCAGCAGTCGCTCTCGACCGTCGTCACCTCCGTGCTGACCGTCGTGGGCGTGCTCATCATGATGTTCAGCATCTCGTGGCAGCTCGCGCTCGTCGCCCTCGTCTCGCTGCCGCTCATGGCCGTGATCTTCGGCATCATCGGGCCGAAGTCGCAGAAGGCCTTCTCGATGCAGTGGCGCAAGGTGGGGCGACTGAACGCCCGCGTCGAGGAGTCGTTCTCCGGTCACGCCCTCGTGAAGGTGTTCGGCCGCGAGCGCGACTCGCTCGAGAGCTTCCGCAACGAGAACGAGGAGCTCTACCAGGCGGCGTTCAAGGCGCAGTTCCTGTCGGGCATGATCATGCCCGGGATGATGTTCATCGGGAACCTCACCTACGTGGGCATCGCGGTCGCGGGCGGGCTGTCGGTGGCGAGCGGACAGCTGCGGCTCGGTGACGTGCAGGCGTTCATCCAGTACTCGCAGCAGTTCACCCAGCCGCTCTCCGAGCTCGGCGGGATGGCGGCGGTCGTGCAGTCGGGCACGGCCTCGGCGGAGCGCGTCTTCCAGCTGCTCGACGAGGAGGAGGAGAGCGCGGATGCCGCCGACGCCCCCGCGATCGCCGCGGGCCGCGGCACCATCGAGTTCGAGAACGTGTCGTTCTCCTACAGCCCGGAGCGGCCGCTCATCACGGACCTGAGCTTCACGGTCGCCCCGGGGCAGACGGTCGCGATCGTCGGCCCGACCGGCGCAGGCAAGACGACGCTCGTGAACCTGATTATGCGCTTCTACGAACTCGACGGCGGCCGCATCCTGCTCGACGGGCAGGACATCGCGCAACTCGGCCGCCGCGACCTGCGGGCCCGCACCGGCATGGTGTTGCAGGACCCGTGGCTGTTCGCCGGCACGATCCGCGAGAACATCCGCTACGGCCGGCAGTCGGCGACCGACGAGGAGATCCTCGAGGCGGCGAGCGCGACGTACGTCGACCGGTTCGTGCACGCGCTGCCCGACGGGTACGACACCGTGCTCGACGAGGACGCGTCGAACGTGTCCGCGGGCGAGAAGCAGCTCATCACGATCGCGCGCGCTTTCGTCGCGCAGCCGAGTGTGCTGATCCTCGACGAGGCGACCTCGTCGGTGGACACGCGCACGGAGCTGCTGTTGCAGCACGCGATGGCGGCACTGCGCGAGGGACGCACGTCGTTCGTGATCGCGCACCGGCTCTCCACGATCCGCGACGCGGACCTCATCCTCGTGATGGAGCACGGTGCGATCGTCGAGCAGGGCACCCACGATGAGCTCATCGAACGGCGCGGCGCGTACTTCCGCCTGTACAACTCGCAGTTCGAGCACGCGACCGACCCCGAGGCGCCGATCGTGTCGGCCGAGCCGTCGGCACCGGAGCCCGCGTTCCCCGGTCCGGTCGACGGCGCGAGCTGA